A section of the Citrus sinensis cultivar Valencia sweet orange chromosome 8, DVS_A1.0, whole genome shotgun sequence genome encodes:
- the LOC102610623 gene encoding thaumatin-like protein 1, with amino-acid sequence MQKTTTLFMDLPSCTSTSLILPLIVLLATSQGVLSATFTFVNKCDYTIWPGILANAGSPRLDSTGFELPQDSSRSFVAPTGWSGRFWGRTRCNFDGSGSGSCLTGDCGSGQVECNGLGAAPPATLAEFTLGSGGQDFYDVSLVDGYNLPMIVESSGGSGLCSTTGCSTDVNRQCPAELRVGEGDACKSACEAFGSAEYCCSGAFNTPATCKPSVYSQVFKSACPKSYSYAYDDATSTFTCTGADYTVTFCPSSSPSQKSSSYSTPVAGATSQQQGAGSGLEYSADGSGSGYPGSGAGTGTGTVTGSGSASGDAMLADGSYLAGLAMGDSTRTASISALQISLVAFAAFSSFVFSFGRC; translated from the exons ATGCAAAAAACAACCACCCTTTTCATGGATCTCCCCTCTTGTACCTCCACCTCTCTCATTCTTCCCCTCATTGTTCTTCTTGCAACTTCTCAAG GTGTATTAAGTGCTACCTTTACATTTGTTAACAAATGTGACTACACGATATGGCCGGGAATTCTCGCCAATGCGGGCAGCCCTAGACTCGACAGCACGGGATTCGAGCTCCCACAGGACTCCTCCCGCTCTTTCGTAGCCCCTACAGGCTGGTCTGGCCGGTTCTGGGGGCGAACCCGCTGTAACTTCGACGGATCCGGATCCGGGTCATGCCTCACAGGGGACTGCGGCTCGGGCCAGGTTGAATGCAACGGTCTCGGAGCCGCCCCGCCCGCGACTCTCGCGGAGTTCACTCTCGGGTCGGGCGGGCAGGACTTCTATGACGTCAGCCTTGTCGACGGGTACAACTTGCCCATGATTGTGGAGAGTTCGGGCGGGTCGGGTCTCTGCTCTACGACGGGTTGCTCCACGGACGTGAACCGGCAGTGTCCGGCTGAGTTGAGGGTCGGCGAGGGCGACGCTTGCAAGAGCGCGTGTGAGGCGTTTGGGAGTGCCGAGTACTGTTGCAGTGGCGCGTTTAATACACCCGCCACGTGTAAGCCGTCAGTTTATTCTCAGGTGTTTAAGTCTGCCTGTCCGAAATCTTACAGCTACGCTTACGATGATGCTACGAGCACTTTCACCTGCACTGGTGCCGACTATACGGTGACGTTTTGCCCTTCCTCTTCTCCTAG TCAGAAATCTTCAAGTTATTCAACTCCAGTGGCTGGAGCCACATCACAGCAGCAGGGTGCAGGATCGGGGTTAGAGTACTCAGCTGACGGATCCGGCTCAGGGTATCCGGGTTCCGGTGCTGGAACCGGGACCGGTACAGTTACTGGATCTGGGTCAGCATCTGGAGATGCGATGCTAGCAGATGGGTCATATTTAGCCGGTTTGGCCATGGGGGATTCAACAAGAACAGCTTCAATTAGTGCTCTACAAATTTCACTTGTGGCCTTTGCAGCTTTCTCctcttttgtgttttcattTGG CCGTTGTTAA
- the LOC102610931 gene encoding thaumatin-like protein 1b isoform X2, with protein MDRRRLLSATFLSLLALCFISETEPASFKMVNKCRRTVWPGLLSGANSPPLPTTGFELKSGKSRTITIPKSWSGRIWARTLCTHHQNQTFSCVTGDCGSQKLECAGGGAAPPATLAEFTLNGAGGLDFYDVSLVDGYNLPMLVVPKGGRGGGCGATGCLVDLNGACPAELKVAREGRGGSVACKSACEAFGDPRYCCSEAYATPDTCFPSVYSLFFKHVCPRAYSYAYDDKTSTYTCGSADYVIIFCPAPYTSQKLLGSRKDGAALPLVNKTTMYIASRHPNGASASDSSTNSISIKR; from the exons ATGGATCGCCGCCGCCTCCTCTCCGCCACCTTCCTCTCTCTTCTCGCCCTCTGTTTCATTTCCG AAACTGAGCCAGCTTCTTTCAAGATGGTCAACAAGTGCCGCCGCACAGTATGGCCGGGCCTACTCTCTGGGGCCAACTCTCCGCCGCTACCGACGACCGGTTTCGAACTCAAGAGCGGCAAATCAAGAACGATAACCATCCCAAAATCTTGGTCAGGCCGCATATGGGCTCGAACTCTTTGTACCCACCATCAAAACCAAACCTTTTCTTGCGTCACGGGCGACTGTGGGTCACAGAAGCTAGAATGCGCCGGAGGCGGCGCTGCGCCGCCCGCCACGCTCGCGGAGTTCACTTTGAACGGCGCCGGGGGGCTCGACTTTTACGACGTGAGTTTGGTCGACGGGTACAATCTTCCGATGCTCGTTGTACCGAAAGGAGGCCGCGGCGGGGGGTGCGGCGCCACTGGGTGTCTGGTGGACTTGAACGGAGCGTGTCCAGCGGAGTTGAAGGTGGCTCGTGAAGGTCGGGGAGGTAGTGTGGCGTGTAAGAGCGCGTGTGAGGCTTTCGGTGATCCGAGGTATTGTTGCAGTGAGGCGTACGCTACGCCTGACACGTGTTTTCCTTCGGTGTACTCATTGTTTTTCAAACATGTCTGCCCACGCGCGTATAGTTATGCCTACGATGACAAGACGAGTACGTACACGTGCGGTTCTGCCGATTACGTTATCATATTTTGCCCGGCGCCTTATACAAG CCAAAAATTGCTGGGATCAAGAAAAGATGGCGCAGCACTACCACTCGTGAACAAGACAACGATGTACATTGCAAGCCGGCATCCAAATGGTGCTTCAGCCTCAG ATAGCAGTACAAATTCCATCTCAATCAAGAGGTAG
- the LOC102610931 gene encoding thaumatin-like protein 1b isoform X3, whose amino-acid sequence MDRRRLLSATFLSLLALCFISETEPASFKMVNKCRRTVWPGLLSGANSPPLPTTGFELKSGKSRTITIPKSWSGRIWARTLCTHHQNQTFSCVTGDCGSQKLECAGGGAAPPATLAEFTLNGAGGLDFYDVSLVDGYNLPMLVVPKGGRGGGCGATGCLVDLNGACPAELKVAREGRGGSVACKSACEAFGDPRYCCSEAYATPDTCFPSVYSLFFKHVCPRAYSYAYDDKTSTYTCGSADYVIIFCPAPYTSQKLLGSRKDGAALPLVNKTTMYIASRHPNGASASGR is encoded by the exons ATGGATCGCCGCCGCCTCCTCTCCGCCACCTTCCTCTCTCTTCTCGCCCTCTGTTTCATTTCCG AAACTGAGCCAGCTTCTTTCAAGATGGTCAACAAGTGCCGCCGCACAGTATGGCCGGGCCTACTCTCTGGGGCCAACTCTCCGCCGCTACCGACGACCGGTTTCGAACTCAAGAGCGGCAAATCAAGAACGATAACCATCCCAAAATCTTGGTCAGGCCGCATATGGGCTCGAACTCTTTGTACCCACCATCAAAACCAAACCTTTTCTTGCGTCACGGGCGACTGTGGGTCACAGAAGCTAGAATGCGCCGGAGGCGGCGCTGCGCCGCCCGCCACGCTCGCGGAGTTCACTTTGAACGGCGCCGGGGGGCTCGACTTTTACGACGTGAGTTTGGTCGACGGGTACAATCTTCCGATGCTCGTTGTACCGAAAGGAGGCCGCGGCGGGGGGTGCGGCGCCACTGGGTGTCTGGTGGACTTGAACGGAGCGTGTCCAGCGGAGTTGAAGGTGGCTCGTGAAGGTCGGGGAGGTAGTGTGGCGTGTAAGAGCGCGTGTGAGGCTTTCGGTGATCCGAGGTATTGTTGCAGTGAGGCGTACGCTACGCCTGACACGTGTTTTCCTTCGGTGTACTCATTGTTTTTCAAACATGTCTGCCCACGCGCGTATAGTTATGCCTACGATGACAAGACGAGTACGTACACGTGCGGTTCTGCCGATTACGTTATCATATTTTGCCCGGCGCCTTATACAAG CCAAAAATTGCTGGGATCAAGAAAAGATGGCGCAGCACTACCACTCGTGAACAAGACAACGATGTACATTGCAAGCCGGCATCCAAATGGTGCTTCAGCCTCAG GCAGATAG
- the LOC102610931 gene encoding thaumatin-like protein 1b isoform X1 — translation MDRRRLLSATFLSLLALCFISETEPASFKMVNKCRRTVWPGLLSGANSPPLPTTGFELKSGKSRTITIPKSWSGRIWARTLCTHHQNQTFSCVTGDCGSQKLECAGGGAAPPATLAEFTLNGAGGLDFYDVSLVDGYNLPMLVVPKGGRGGGCGATGCLVDLNGACPAELKVAREGRGGSVACKSACEAFGDPRYCCSEAYATPDTCFPSVYSLFFKHVCPRAYSYAYDDKTSTYTCGSADYVIIFCPAPYTSQKLLGSRKDGAALPLVNKTTMYIASRHPNGASASGVLQRHFTACAASILTAIFLFWPLIFPL, via the exons ATGGATCGCCGCCGCCTCCTCTCCGCCACCTTCCTCTCTCTTCTCGCCCTCTGTTTCATTTCCG AAACTGAGCCAGCTTCTTTCAAGATGGTCAACAAGTGCCGCCGCACAGTATGGCCGGGCCTACTCTCTGGGGCCAACTCTCCGCCGCTACCGACGACCGGTTTCGAACTCAAGAGCGGCAAATCAAGAACGATAACCATCCCAAAATCTTGGTCAGGCCGCATATGGGCTCGAACTCTTTGTACCCACCATCAAAACCAAACCTTTTCTTGCGTCACGGGCGACTGTGGGTCACAGAAGCTAGAATGCGCCGGAGGCGGCGCTGCGCCGCCCGCCACGCTCGCGGAGTTCACTTTGAACGGCGCCGGGGGGCTCGACTTTTACGACGTGAGTTTGGTCGACGGGTACAATCTTCCGATGCTCGTTGTACCGAAAGGAGGCCGCGGCGGGGGGTGCGGCGCCACTGGGTGTCTGGTGGACTTGAACGGAGCGTGTCCAGCGGAGTTGAAGGTGGCTCGTGAAGGTCGGGGAGGTAGTGTGGCGTGTAAGAGCGCGTGTGAGGCTTTCGGTGATCCGAGGTATTGTTGCAGTGAGGCGTACGCTACGCCTGACACGTGTTTTCCTTCGGTGTACTCATTGTTTTTCAAACATGTCTGCCCACGCGCGTATAGTTATGCCTACGATGACAAGACGAGTACGTACACGTGCGGTTCTGCCGATTACGTTATCATATTTTGCCCGGCGCCTTATACAAG CCAAAAATTGCTGGGATCAAGAAAAGATGGCGCAGCACTACCACTCGTGAACAAGACAACGATGTACATTGCAAGCCGGCATCCAAATGGTGCTTCAGCCTCAGGTGTGCTCCAAAGGCATTTTACTGCATGTGCTGCCTCAATTCTAACAGCAATTTTCCTCTTTTGGCCGCTTATTTTCCCGTTATGA
- the LOC102611610 gene encoding uncharacterized protein At2g29880, whose protein sequence is MSVAQDGVLGRPKAEWTPSRDSYLVELFIEQHNCGRTAYNEFKNEVIKSVTRDFNKKFGMNLEENQIKNRYNVMKKDYGVVKTLLGHTGFHWDETRQMVVADDKVWDSYIGVRSEARPFRRKSFPLFKQMSIIFEGERANGKHIPSGVPVVAEEGHSNTETIRSSEPTNVPTQVVDGAPDSDSIIRINDMQPKKRKCVAFTASGRKKRAYYNASETIENAVYEMISAATFKAAERNVLSEKTLYQKCLEDLQNLEELDDTEFTKAVNVLKDDKNAIAFMTIKGLRQLIWLRSLWHA, encoded by the exons ATGTCCGTGGCGCAAGATGGGGTCCTAGGGAGGCCGAAGGCAGAATGGACACCATCCCGAGATTCATATTTGGTTGAGCTTTTCATTGAGCAGCATAATTGTGGAAGAACTGCTtacaatgaatttaaaaacGAAGTGATTAAATCTGTTACTCGTGACTTCAATAAAAAGTTTGGGATGAATTTAGAAGAGAACCAGATAAAGAACCGGTACAACGTTATGAAGAAAGATTATGGTGTTGTTAAGACGCTGCTTGGTCATACCGGGTTCCATTGGGATGAAACTCGACAAATGGTCGTTGCTGATGATAAAGTTTGGGACAGCTATATTGGG GTAAGAAGTGAAGCAAGGCCTTTCCGAAGAAAGAGCTTTCCCTTGTTTAAGCAAATGTCCATCATATTTGAAG GAGAAAGAGCAAATGGGAAACACATTCCAAGTGGGGTTCCTGTGGTAGCCGAAGAGGGGCATAGCAACACAGAGACTATTCGATCTTCAGAGCCTACTAATGTACCTACACAAGTAGTAGATGGTGCTCCTGATTCTGATTCCATAATTCGAATAAATGACATGCAACCAAAGAAGCGAAAATGTGTTGCTTTTACAGCATCAGGTCGAAAGAAAAGAGCATATTACAATGCCAGTGAGACAATAGAGAATGCAGTGTATGAGATGATCTCAGCAGCCACGTTTAAAGCTGCGGAAAGAAACGTATTGAGTGAGAAAACATTGTACCAGAAGTGTCTTGAGGATTTGCAGAACTTGGAAGAATTAGATGACACCGAATTCACGAAGGCTGTCAATGTTCTTAAAGACGATAAGAATGCAATTGCATTCATGACAATTAAAGGGCTTCGACAATTAATCTGGTTGAGGTCTCTCTGGCATGCATAG